Proteins from a genomic interval of Rubinisphaera italica:
- a CDS encoding RNA polymerase sigma factor, whose amino-acid sequence MTAPSLVDHFFRHEYGRLVAMLACRIGVEHTEDVEDAVQSAMMSALEHWTISGLPDNPSAWLFRAAQNNLMGELRQRTRRRRILQEQAADDVGTGDGPDVFLAGELQDELLRMLFVCCDDAIPPESQLVFALKTLCGFDVREIAIRLFASEANVYKRLGRARSRLRELRPKMDGLSQEQLSLRLPAVHKVLYLLFTEGYLSSSAEMALRRELCDEAIRLTNLLAEHPAGQSPETCALLSLMHLHVARMSARQDGTGGLLLLEEQDRDLWNQNGIQEGLKWLAKSAEGDSFSRYHAEAGIAAEHCLAPCFAETRWDKVAECYELLEQRVTSPIHRLNRAVAVAEWKGATEGLAILDGFEPPTWLAGSYLWSAVLADLHRRCGNSTEAERCREVALDSAPTPQVKELLQRRLET is encoded by the coding sequence TTGACCGCTCCCTCGCTTGTTGACCACTTCTTCCGACACGAATACGGCAGGCTTGTTGCCATGCTGGCGTGTCGGATTGGAGTGGAGCATACGGAGGATGTTGAAGACGCTGTCCAGTCGGCGATGATGTCCGCGCTTGAGCACTGGACGATCTCCGGTTTGCCGGACAACCCGTCAGCTTGGCTGTTTCGCGCTGCGCAGAACAACCTGATGGGCGAGCTGCGGCAGCGGACTCGGCGTCGCCGCATCCTCCAGGAACAAGCTGCAGACGACGTTGGGACCGGAGATGGGCCTGACGTCTTTCTGGCGGGCGAATTGCAAGATGAGTTGCTGCGGATGCTGTTTGTTTGCTGCGATGATGCGATTCCACCTGAATCTCAACTTGTATTTGCTCTCAAGACTCTCTGTGGTTTCGACGTGCGGGAGATCGCGATTCGGCTCTTCGCGAGCGAAGCCAATGTCTACAAACGGCTCGGTCGAGCCCGAAGCCGCCTGCGAGAATTGCGCCCGAAGATGGATGGGCTTTCGCAGGAGCAGCTTTCGCTTCGCCTTCCGGCAGTCCACAAAGTGTTGTACTTGCTGTTTACCGAAGGCTACCTGTCGTCCAGCGCTGAGATGGCTCTGCGTCGTGAGCTATGTGACGAAGCGATCCGGTTGACGAATCTTCTTGCCGAACATCCGGCTGGTCAGTCACCGGAAACCTGCGCATTGTTATCTTTGATGCATTTGCACGTAGCCCGAATGTCGGCGCGGCAGGACGGGACTGGCGGACTCTTGTTGCTCGAAGAACAAGACCGCGACCTTTGGAATCAGAATGGCATTCAGGAAGGGCTCAAATGGTTGGCGAAATCTGCCGAGGGTGACTCGTTCTCTCGATATCACGCTGAAGCCGGAATCGCAGCCGAACATTGCCTTGCGCCGTGCTTTGCCGAAACACGTTGGGATAAAGTTGCCGAGTGCTACGAACTGCTTGAGCAGCGGGTAACGTCGCCGATCCACAGACTGAATCGCGCCGTCGCGGTCGCAGAATGGAAAGGCGCTACCGAAGGCCTCGCAATCCTTGACGGTTTTGAGCCCCCAACGTGGCTCGCCGGGTCCTACCTCTGGTCTGCTGTGCTGGCTGACTTGCATCGACGTTGCGGGAACTCGACCGAAGCGGAACGCTGCCGTGAAGTCGCTCTCGATTCCGCTCCCACCCCACAGGTGAAGGAACTCTTACAACGTCGTCTCGAAACTTGA